The Chloroflexota bacterium sequence CCGTGTCAGGCAGGCCATCTACTTGCTGATTGACCGTGATGAACTGGCAAGCAAGATGCTGCAGGGAGCCCCGGGCTTCATCGGTACGTGGTTTGAGCCCAACACCTTCTCGGGCGGCTACGGCACGTCTCTGGACGAGTTGAGGCAGTCGGACCCGTCTTACATGACTGACAAGACGCAGGCGATTGCGCAGGCCACTCAGCTGTTCGCAGCGGCCGGCGTTGACCCCAGGGGCATCGAGCTGACGGTCATTTCACGGGGCAACTCGCCAACCGCTTCCACGTTCCTCGGAGGCCAGGTCCTGTCGCAGCAGCTGTCCGAGGTGGGCTTCGACGTCGAGTTTAGCGCCCAGGAGTCATTGGCTGCGGTCGAGGCGCTCAGGTCCGGCGAGGGCTGGAACGCCACCGTCTACACGAGCGCGCTCCCGTACCCGGCGCCTGAGTCCATGCTGAACCGGTACTTGTCCAGCACCGGCCAGCGGAACTACTCGGGCCTGGTCGATGACACCATCGACACTCTGGCTTTGAGTATCACCAGCGCCACCAGTGAGGAAGAGAGGCGCCAGAACATTACCGCGCTTGAGAATTACCTCAGGGAAGGCAAGAACGCCATGTTCTTCGTCTACTTCGGTGGCGTGCAGTTCCTGGAGCAGAGCTACGTCCACGGCCGCCGCTTCGTCTCCTCCTGGTTCGCGCAGTACGACGAGCGGACGTGGGTCGATGAGAATTCGCCAACGCGCTAGCGTGCGCGCCGACAGTTAACAGAAGACTGTTTGAAGTCTGATACTAAAGGGGGGCGTCATGGCTCGTCTTGAGGGAAAGGTCGCTCTTGTAACGGGCTCCGGACCCAACATCGGCAGCGGCCTCGCCTACGGTCTGGCCATGCATGGCGCCAAGGTGGCATGCAACGACCTGAGCCCGGAGGCGGCGGAGAAGGCCGCGGAGCGTATCCGGGCCGATGGCGGCGAGGCCATGGCGCTCCCTGGCGACGTTACGAACGAAGAAGAAGTCCGGGAGTACGTCCGGAAGGTTGAGGACGAGTGGGGCAAGATCGACATTCTCGTCAACAACGCGGCAATCCTGGGCGGACGGGGCGTGCTCGAGTACGCCTATGACGCCTACGAGCGGCAGGTGCGCGTCATCACCTCCGGCAACTTCCTGAACACCAAATACGTGGCCCACTCGATGATCGAGCGGGGCATACGCGGCAGCATCATCTGCACCCTTTCGACGGCCGCATGGTCGGGCACTGGAAGCGTGGGCTACTGCACGGGCAAGGGCGGCATCGTGAACTTCATCCGCTCGTGCGCCGTTGAGCTTGCACAATACGGCATTCGCGTAAACGGGTTCACGCCCATCGCCACCCAGCCTGACAACCCGGAGATCGTGGAGCAGTGGAACGAGCGGCAGGCGCAGGCCGGAGGCGGATCTCGCCAGCTGTTCACCCCGATGGGTCGGCAGCCAACCCCGACCGACTACGTGCCCGCCGTCGTGTTCCTGGCATCCGACGAGTCGCTGATGATTTCCGGGATCGACATCAAGATCGATGGTGCGGCGAGTTCGAAGCATTGGCGCTGGCAGGGCCCCGACATAGAGGCGCCTCAACCGATTTCCGTCTGGGGACTGTAGCTGCCGCTAGACACAAGCGTTTCACCAGTCTTCAACCAATGGGGGTTGCTTGGGACGCTGACACGGGTATCCTGTGTCAGCGCCAGTCTTGTTATTCTGCGTGAAGACACATTTGGCGGTAGAGGAAGCGGTCAATGCGCGAGTACATAGCGAAGCGTGTTCTGCTGATGGTGCCCACTGCCATTCTGGCAACGCTCATCGTCTTCACTCTGATGAAGATCGCGCCGGGTGACCCTGCAACCGCAATTCTTGCCGACCTGGACGTAATCAGCCAGGAGGCGGAGGCGGAAGCGCAGATCCGGGCGCAGCTCGGGCTGGACAAGCCTCTGCCCATTCAGTACATCAACTGGCTTGGCTCCGTTGTGCGCTTCGAGTTTGGCGAGTCCATCTGGCAGTACCGCCCGGTCCGGGACATCGTGCTCGAGCGGCTGCCGAGGACGCTCGAGCTGG is a genomic window containing:
- a CDS encoding SDR family oxidoreductase, which encodes MARLEGKVALVTGSGPNIGSGLAYGLAMHGAKVACNDLSPEAAEKAAERIRADGGEAMALPGDVTNEEEVREYVRKVEDEWGKIDILVNNAAILGGRGVLEYAYDAYERQVRVITSGNFLNTKYVAHSMIERGIRGSIICTLSTAAWSGTGSVGYCTGKGGIVNFIRSCAVELAQYGIRVNGFTPIATQPDNPEIVEQWNERQAQAGGGSRQLFTPMGRQPTPTDYVPAVVFLASDESLMISGIDIKIDGAASSKHWRWQGPDIEAPQPISVWGL